The Saccharopolyspora gloriosae genome window below encodes:
- the ureG gene encoding urease accessory protein UreG, with amino-acid sequence MPPDHGHGHTHEVDFDPASAGPDPHAAVSRLGRPFRLGIGGPVGSGKTALTAALCRALGAEVRLAVVTNDIYTTEDADFLRSAGVLDPDRVEAVQTGACPHTAIRDDITANLDAVERLEHRHPGLELVIVESGGDNLTAVFSRGLADDQIFVVDVAGGDKVPRKGGPGVTTADLLVINKVDLAERVGADMAVMLADAHRMRGELPVIAQSLTETPNAPDVSAWVRARLGGPGQDPR; translated from the coding sequence TTGCCTCCTGACCACGGCCACGGGCACACCCACGAGGTCGACTTCGACCCGGCCTCCGCCGGACCCGACCCGCACGCCGCGGTGAGCCGCCTCGGCCGGCCGTTCCGGCTCGGCATCGGCGGCCCCGTCGGCAGCGGCAAGACCGCGCTCACCGCCGCGCTGTGCCGGGCGCTCGGAGCCGAAGTGCGGCTCGCGGTGGTCACCAACGACATCTACACCACCGAGGACGCCGACTTCCTGCGCTCCGCCGGGGTGCTCGACCCGGACCGCGTCGAGGCCGTGCAGACCGGGGCGTGCCCGCACACCGCGATCCGCGACGACATCACCGCGAACCTCGACGCGGTGGAACGCCTCGAACACCGGCACCCGGGACTGGAACTGGTCATCGTGGAAAGCGGCGGGGACAACCTCACCGCCGTGTTCAGCCGCGGCCTCGCCGACGACCAGATCTTCGTCGTGGACGTCGCGGGCGGGGACAAGGTGCCGCGCAAGGGCGGCCCCGGCGTCACCACCGCCGACCTGCTCGTGATCAACAAGGTGGACCTCGCCGAGCGCGTCGGCGCCGACATGGCGGTGATGCTCGCCGACGCGCACCGGATGCGCGGCGAGCTGCCGGTGATCGCGCAATCGCTCACCGAGACCCCGAACGCCCCGGACGTCTCCGCCTGGGTCCGGGCGCGGCTCGGCGGTCCCGGCCAGGACCCCCGGTGA
- a CDS encoding urease accessory protein UreF, giving the protein MTGLAVLALADARFPGGGHVHSGGVEEAAARGLLTDVPSLREFLHGRLRGAGAVQAVFAAAAAHAAHRAVPRGHWAVLDAELDARTPSPAQRAASRAQGRGTVRSGTVAWPSAALDDLIAATPRPHHPIVLGVLAATAGAAPREAALTAGYLAISGPSSAGVRLLGLDPMAVNAVVADFAADIAGIADTAASTAGADPADLPAPGSPALDLLAESHDRHHQEEVRLFAS; this is encoded by the coding sequence ATGACGGGACTCGCGGTGCTGGCGCTCGCCGACGCGCGGTTCCCCGGCGGCGGCCACGTGCACTCCGGCGGTGTGGAGGAGGCCGCCGCGCGCGGACTGCTCACCGACGTGCCGAGCCTGCGCGAGTTCCTGCACGGCAGGCTGCGCGGCGCGGGCGCGGTGCAGGCGGTGTTCGCCGCCGCCGCGGCCCACGCCGCGCACCGCGCCGTTCCCCGCGGGCACTGGGCGGTGCTGGACGCGGAGCTCGACGCGCGCACCCCCTCCCCGGCCCAGCGCGCGGCCTCCCGCGCGCAAGGGCGGGGCACCGTGCGGTCCGGGACGGTGGCGTGGCCGTCGGCGGCGCTGGACGACCTGATCGCCGCGACCCCGCGCCCGCACCACCCGATCGTGCTGGGCGTGCTGGCGGCCACCGCCGGAGCCGCGCCCCGCGAAGCGGCGCTGACCGCCGGGTACCTCGCCATCAGCGGACCGTCCTCGGCGGGCGTGCGGCTGCTGGGCCTGGACCCGATGGCCGTGAACGCCGTCGTCGCCGACTTCGCCGCCGACATCGCCGGCATCGCCGACACCGCGGCGTCGACCGCCGGGGCCGACCCGGCCGACCTGCCCGCGCCGGGCTCGCCCGCGCTGGACCTGCTCGCCGAATCGCACGACCGCCACCACCAGGAAGAGGTGCGTCTCTTTGCCTCCTGA
- a CDS encoding urease subunit alpha, translating to MSTPSVDRARYVELFGPTTGDRIRLADTNLLVEVTEDRSTGPAGSGEEAVFGGGKVIRESMGQSAATRAEGTPDLVITGVVVLDHWGVVKADVGVRDGRIVGIGKAGNPDITDGVDPALVIGPSTEVVGGGGKILTAGGVDCHVHFICPQEIDTAIASGLTTLIGGGTGPVEGSKATTVTPGAWNLGRMLTALEQAPVNLLLLGKGNTVRGDALDEQLRAGAGGLKLHEDWGCTPAVIDAALRCAERSGVQVAIHTDTLNETGFLESTLAAINGRSINAYHAEGAGGGHAPDIIRVAAAANVLPSSTNPTRPHTVNTIDEHLDMLMVCHHLNPAVPEDLAFAESRIRPSTIAAEDVLHDLGAISMISSDAQAMGRIGEVIVRTWQTAHVMKDRRGPLPGDGAADNLRARRYLAKYTINPARAHGIDHLVGSVEVGKLADLVLWEPKFFGVRPDVVFKGGFPAWAQMGDANASIPTPQPVLGRPMFGAAGRAAARAGVHFVAPEAVDSGLGDRLGLERELVAVRGTRQVTKASMLLNDATPDIEVDPDSFAVRIDGDLVEPQPVRELPMAQRYFLF from the coding sequence GTGAGCACTCCGTCCGTGGACCGCGCCCGCTACGTGGAGTTGTTCGGGCCCACCACCGGCGACCGGATCCGGCTCGCCGACACGAATCTGCTGGTGGAGGTCACCGAGGACCGCAGCACGGGGCCCGCCGGATCAGGCGAGGAAGCCGTGTTCGGCGGCGGCAAGGTGATCCGCGAGTCGATGGGCCAATCCGCGGCCACCCGCGCCGAAGGCACCCCGGACCTGGTGATCACCGGAGTCGTGGTGCTGGACCACTGGGGCGTGGTCAAGGCCGACGTGGGCGTGCGCGACGGGCGCATCGTCGGCATCGGCAAAGCGGGCAACCCGGACATCACCGACGGGGTGGATCCGGCGCTGGTCATCGGGCCGTCCACGGAGGTCGTGGGCGGCGGCGGCAAGATCCTCACCGCCGGCGGGGTGGACTGCCACGTGCACTTCATCTGCCCGCAGGAGATCGACACCGCCATCGCCTCCGGGCTCACCACGCTCATCGGCGGCGGCACCGGCCCGGTCGAGGGCAGCAAGGCCACCACGGTCACGCCGGGCGCGTGGAACCTCGGCCGGATGCTCACCGCGCTGGAGCAGGCGCCGGTGAACCTGCTGCTGCTCGGCAAGGGCAACACCGTGCGCGGCGACGCCCTCGACGAGCAGCTGCGAGCCGGGGCGGGCGGGCTGAAGCTGCACGAGGACTGGGGCTGCACGCCCGCGGTGATCGACGCCGCGCTGCGCTGCGCCGAACGCTCCGGGGTGCAGGTGGCGATCCACACCGACACGCTCAACGAGACCGGATTCCTGGAGTCCACGCTCGCGGCGATCAACGGCCGCTCCATCAACGCCTACCACGCCGAAGGCGCCGGCGGCGGGCACGCGCCGGACATCATCCGGGTCGCCGCCGCCGCGAACGTGCTGCCGTCCTCGACGAACCCGACCCGGCCGCACACGGTGAACACCATCGACGAGCACCTCGACATGCTGATGGTGTGCCACCACCTGAATCCGGCGGTGCCGGAGGACCTGGCGTTCGCGGAGAGCCGGATCCGGCCGAGCACCATCGCCGCCGAGGACGTGCTGCACGACCTCGGCGCCATCTCCATGATCAGCTCGGACGCGCAGGCGATGGGGCGCATCGGCGAAGTGATCGTGCGGACCTGGCAGACGGCGCACGTGATGAAGGACCGGCGCGGCCCGCTGCCCGGCGACGGCGCCGCCGACAACCTGCGCGCCCGGCGCTACCTCGCGAAGTACACGATCAACCCGGCGCGGGCGCACGGCATCGACCACCTGGTGGGCTCGGTCGAAGTGGGCAAGCTCGCCGACCTCGTGCTGTGGGAACCGAAGTTCTTCGGCGTCCGGCCGGACGTGGTGTTCAAGGGCGGCTTCCCCGCGTGGGCGCAGATGGGTGACGCGAACGCCTCGATCCCCACGCCGCAGCCCGTGCTCGGGCGCCCCATGTTCGGTGCGGCGGGCCGGGCCGCCGCTCGCGCCGGTGTGCACTTCGTGGCGCCGGAGGCCGTGGACTCCGGGCTCGGCGACCGGCTCGGGCTGGAGCGGGAACTCGTCGCGGTGCGCGGCACGCGGCAGGTGACGAAGGCGTCGATGCTGCTCAACGACGCCACCCCGGACATCGAGGTGGACCCGGACAGCTTCGCGGTGCGCATCGACGGTGATCTGGTGGAACCGCAGCCGGTGCGCGAACTCCCCATGGCCCAGCGGTACTTCCTGTTCTGA
- a CDS encoding urease subunit beta — protein sequence MIPGEVLPGAEPVPLNPGRPRVRLVVVNTADRAVQVGSHYHFAAANSGLSFDREAAWGHRLDVPAGTAVRFEPGVDREVDLVPIGGARIVRGLRKEYAGELDARDAAPGDPGYGAVGEGNA from the coding sequence GTGATCCCGGGAGAGGTGCTGCCCGGTGCCGAGCCGGTGCCGCTGAACCCCGGCCGCCCACGCGTGCGGCTGGTCGTGGTGAACACCGCGGACCGGGCCGTGCAGGTCGGCTCGCACTACCACTTCGCCGCGGCCAACTCCGGTCTGTCGTTCGACCGGGAGGCCGCGTGGGGGCACCGGCTGGACGTGCCCGCGGGCACCGCGGTGCGGTTCGAACCCGGCGTGGACCGGGAGGTCGACCTGGTGCCGATCGGCGGCGCGCGGATCGTGCGCGGGCTGCGCAAGGAGTACGCGGGGGAGCTGGACGCGCGCGACGCCGCGCCCGGCGATCCCGGCTACGGCGCGGTGGGGGAGGGCAACGCGTGA
- a CDS encoding urease subunit gamma, whose protein sequence is MHLAPHERDKLLVHLAARLARERLDRGLRLNHPEAVALITDHVVEGARDGRGVAELMRSGRDVLRADQVLDGVPEMLHDVQVEATFPDGTKLVTVHDPIS, encoded by the coding sequence ATGCACCTTGCCCCGCACGAGCGAGACAAGCTCCTCGTCCACCTGGCCGCGCGGCTCGCGCGGGAACGCCTGGACCGGGGCCTGCGGCTGAACCACCCGGAAGCGGTCGCGCTGATCACCGACCACGTCGTGGAGGGCGCGCGGGACGGGCGCGGCGTCGCCGAGCTGATGCGCTCCGGGCGCGACGTGCTCCGCGCCGACCAGGTGCTCGACGGCGTGCCGGAGATGCTGCACGACGTGCAGGTCGAGGCCACCTTCCCCGACGGCACCAAGCTGGTCACCGTCCACGACCCGATCTCGTAG